Sequence from the Argentina anserina chromosome 7, drPotAnse1.1, whole genome shotgun sequence genome:
CGCTTCTGCATGATTATTGCGCTGCAAATTCCACACTTTTTAATTTTGGAATATACAAGGATGCCCTTGAATCCGAAGTTGTTTCGAGTGATTTTTCACAAAGGATATTTTACTGCTTTTGGTGGGGACTGCAAAATCTCAGGTCTGCACATTCAATCCTTTGATCTTGCATTGTGCTACAATTAAAAGGAAACCCTTCAGTACATTGATGCATCAATAGTTCAATACATTAACATAGACCAACTCCATGTAGTGGCTAGTCTTATATAATAATGCATAAATGCACAGAATTACCTTAGTTGTAAACTAATACACTTGATCAAATTAAAGTTCAACTAGTTTTTCTCTTATCATTTATGTGAACATATGAATAAAAAACGATAGTTTATCGTTTTTTAGTTGCTTCTGATTGACTTCTATCTGTTATCCAGTTCTCTTGGTCAAAGCCTTAAAACAAGCACCTATCTCTGGGAAGTTTGTTTTGCAGTTTCTGTTTCAATATGTGGGTTGGTACTATTTGGACTTCTTATTGGTAATATGCAGGTTGGTGCTACTTGAGTTCAGAACAATCAATGATGATTTAATTATGTGGCATTAATATTGCTTGATTTAAAATGTACGTGTTTAGGATTATCACATTTCAGAATTTGATGGACTGTTTTCTGTTGTTAAAAAGACATATTTGCTATCAAAAGTTGCAAGATCAGAGGATTTGAGAGCCAAGGAACTAGATATGGATCTGTGGATGCATTCCCATAGACTTCCGCCGGAGCTTAAATGCCAAATTCAAGActgtatgaaaaaaaaactcaaggaAAACACAGTAATTGATGTGAATAACTTTCTTCAACTTCTTCCGCGTGTCCTCAGACAGGATATAAAGAGACATATTTGCTTTAATCCACTCAGAGAAGTGAGTTATTTTCTCCCTTTGTTGTTCATTTGCATAGTAAGGATAATGATAATTAAGGTGTTATGCACTATATATATGGCACTCCAATATGGTTAAGTTATTAATACTTAATCTATGGATGATATTAGCTTAGGCTTACTACTAATTGTTTCATTTAGGTGCCGTTACTTCGATACAAGAATGAGGAACTGTTGGGCGCAATCTGTGAATATCTTGAGCCAGTGCATTACAAAAAGAATAGCATCATCTTTCAAGAAGGAGATCCACTAATTGAGATGCTGTTCATCACGCGTGGCAATATTGTGACTCACACCACTTCTGCCGTTGTAAGATTTCTTGGATATGGTGACTGCTATGGTGAAGAACTTCTCAATTGGGTGCTGCGTTTCTATGGTGAAACGCATTGGGAGATAATGTCGACCAACATATCCAACTTTCCCTTGTCAACCACAACTGTCAAAGCTCAAACTGATGTTGAAGTCTTTGTTCTAAGGGTCCAACAGTTAAAGCTTATTGTAATGAATTTCTGGCTCCATTTTCGTAAGGATATAGATCCAAAGCCGTGGGCTGCATTTGCTGTGCAAAAGGCATTCCGCCGCTTCCGCAAAAGAATCCAACGGGCGGAAGCAGCGGCGGATCGAATTTATTGTCTGAGTgggtttgaatttttttaaaatgaagAATCATGATGTTGAAAATTaatgaataaaaatattttatatataatatcatCTAGATGCAAACATTAAAAATCATCATAAACTCAGTCTTATATGTAGCTAACTagaatgatatttttttttgaactaCTTGTATTAA
This genomic interval carries:
- the LOC126803861 gene encoding cyclic nucleotide-gated ion channel 1-like; translation: MRTLVQDNILYNPSGTCRISLFGLIWLLPQCARRTLPGGLATMEVEISRTHSGDLEENAPRIASRGKVDYYNRSLGPGSSKRITGIKGFKSHCGVLIDKLKLNWQNCILIWSVSALLLDPLFCYILIMSDEEKCIKLDRILGIIASVLRSLSDLCYMHSIICNFDARSVTRFVVVDILVVLPLPQVLVFAVIPKLNDPRIYNAAKFLNILFIIQYILRVLRTCSLLKVFVRASGILAESAWANLSFFMLASHALGAFWYLFSIERNASCWLEACKHLGVHCSFYCDNTLRSSTLLHDYCAANSTLFNFGIYKDALESEVVSSDFSQRIFYCFWWGLQNLSSLGQSLKTSTYLWEVCFAVSVSICGLVLFGLLIGNMQTYLLSKVARSEDLRAKELDMDLWMHSHRLPPELKCQIQDCMKKKLKENTVIDVNNFLQLLPRVLRQDIKRHICFNPLREVPLLRYKNEELLGAICEYLEPVHYKKNSIIFQEGDPLIEMLFITRGNIVTHTTSAVVRFLGYGDCYGEELLNWVLRFYGETHWEIMSTNISNFPLSTTTVKAQTDVEVFVLRVQQLKLIVMNFWLHFRKDIDPKPWAAFAVQKAFRRFRKRIQRAEAAADRIYCLSGFEFF